The Manihot esculenta cultivar AM560-2 chromosome 17, M.esculenta_v8, whole genome shotgun sequence genome contains the following window.
CCAAATATCCCCTCATTTCCACCTCCTTTCTCTTCACTCTGTTTCTTATTTATATTCCAAGCTGTATTGCAATTCGACCTTATTATCTATCTGGACCCTTCCCTCTACAACCCGTCAATACCATCATCTTCACCCACAAGAACGGTGGTGCAAATGGTGTTGGGATGGCCAAACCCAGGAATGGATTTGGAAAAGATCGTTTTATCGGCAAACAGCACGTACACGTACAGTCTATTAGACCCACCGTCTTCAATGACAAGAATCTTGGTGCAAATGGTGTTGGCGTGGTCAAACTCGGCAAACAGCAGCCTGTCAAACCCGCCGTCTTCAACGACAATAGCGGTGGTGCAAATGGTGTTGGCATGGTCAGACTCGGGAATGGGTTTGGAAAGGGCCATGATATCAGCGAACAACACTTACAGCCCATCAAACCCACCGTCCTCAAGGACAAGAACAGTGGGGCAAATTGTGTAATTGCGGTGGTCCGACCCGCCAATGGATTTATAAAAGGACACGTTTTTGGCGAACGGCACTTACAGACCATCAAGACCACCGTCTTCAATTACAAGAACAGCGGTGCAAGTGCCATTGGGATGGTCAGACCCGGAAATGAGTTTGGAAAAGGCCGGAGAATTAGCGTCTTTGGCAAAGATAGCCATCCCAGGAAAGTGCATCCTAGTGTCGTGAAGCACAACTACCATGCAGCCACAtcgggattgaacaggttcttTAAATCCGATTCTGggtataaaagaaaattggaaAACGTTGTTGTCGATCACCTAGCCGATCATACTGGTAATCATTTCGACATGAACAAATCCTTCGGATCACCGAGATCCGAGTTCGGAGAGAGACGGAGAAGCTACGGCGTTGGTGGGGACTGGTACGGAGGCAAGCATGAGCAGCAGCTGAGTGAAGGGTTACCCATTAGACGTAAGGCTGGAGAAGTCAAGCGCAGCGTTTCACCTCCAGCTGGTATTGGCAAGTAAGAAGTCGTCTTAGTGGATAATGTTTTGTTTTGGTCTTCTAGATTTTTCGTTGCAAAGACTAGGTGGATGTGCGGCTTTTGACGGTACATATTATATTTgaaacttttttatatatatgaaaattaatgtatgtatatatcactctatttttaaattttaaaattttatttttatattttaattttattaaatttaaaatattcatgTGAAaacagtattttttaaaaaaaaattggtaaacaataaaaaataaactgtttatttttaaaaattaaaaaaatacgagTATTAATTTTGACCTAATTCATAattatttctaaaataattaatgaaaaattataaaaactaaaattttaaaagataaactattaaatttaaaatatatatatatatatatatatatatatatatatatatatatatatatatatatatatatatatatatatatatatataattcgaaAACCCAAAAATAATTCATGTGGCAAAACATTCTCTGATGCAGACACCAATTATccttttaaaattgttttgcCGCCTTAAAGGGAGAAAATAAAGGAGACGGGAGAATCGCCGCCAAGCAAGTCGGCATCATTGCCGATTGCAGttcaaaagagagaaaaataaataaataaataaataaataaaaataaaaattttgccaATTGATTCAAAAAGTACAAGTCTTGCAAAGGCCCATTTTGTAAACTTCAAGTCTGAGCCTTTAACTCCAAGATATTAAAGTCTCCAACTTTATATTCAAGAGCTACGTAAGCTTTGGCAAAAACACAGCTTTAATTTCTccaattaaagaaaaaagaaataaacaaaTCCAAGGTTACAGCAGCCTTAAATATTTCAAGTAAAAGCATTTACAAACACTCAAACAAGCGATAAACAATAAAAGCCAGTCTCATGCCTAGCAAATCTTCCCATCCGAAATTTACGTGGCAAAGGGCAATATACAACCTAACCCACACATAAGCTCAGAATGCGTGAGCATAGGATCATCAAATTGCAGCCCTCATAGCTCCTCTAGCAGCCTCTTGCTTCATCTGAGCAGCTTTACCACTGCCGCGGAAGTACATGTATACTTGCTGCACACATGAAGCCGAGGAAGTTAGATGAAGAACAATGCCCATTAGAAAGAAATTTACATGACAATTTACTGCAATAAGAGAAAGTAGTAATAGAAATGGACCTGAAGAACCCAGATACTAAGCACCAACTCAAGGCAGAATAATCCGAATCCAACAAAGTAGAATATCTGTAAGCAAAGAAACAACCATTATTACAGTTCAGCCAGAGAGCATTACCAATAATGATATGTTGATTTCAAACATATCCAAGTTCAGACCATATGTCCGAGTAAAATGGCAAAATAAGGATCAGAAAGTATCATGTCATTAACCAAAGAAGTATATTCTGGAGGTTAGATATACTCACGCCGACCAAGGCATGGTCACCCAAAACATCTATTGCAGACAGGATACCACTGTTCCAAAGAATCGAAAAAGGAAAACGTCAGCACATATTCAAAAAGCTTCTTCATTGAAGACAAAGAAGAATTTTAACATAAACATGACACTTAAAATGCTTCAGGAACCGTACGTGAAAGATTTCCCTTTGAAAACTATAGGAGGAGCAACTGCCGCTACAATGCAGAAGCCGATGTGAACCTGTGAGACGTAAAAAAGAATTATGAAATTAGAGATTCATTGGTTGTTACAGGAGAATAGAAGATAAACTGAGAGAAAGACAGATTTACCAAATAAAACAGGAAAAACCATCCAAACCTTAAAGCACTGTCAGTCCTGCAATAATGCACATTCATTTATTAttacttatgacaatgacctaTAGACTGTACAAGTATAGCCAACAGATAAAAATAATCTAACCCAAGaaagtgaataataaataaatgacaGATGATTCAAAAGAATCccacatttttttttatgatttataacAATATTTTTGGCCTCATCAACCATGAGACAGTTAGGTATAGAATTTACAACAGGGGAAATCATTACCTAAATGCACGATAAAGTGGACGATACCACAAAACATATGCCCCAGGAACTCCTGCTATGAAGTAAATGATAGCAAGAAACCAGATTTTCACCCCTAGGACAAAAACATGATAAGATCATATTATATAGCATTTTAAGACATCATTGACATAGTAAAAATTGAGAGCAGATTTTGGCCAAAACAAACTGTGAGCAGAAGAAAAGTGAAacataaatttctaaattaaccTTCGCCCTTAATCCATGCAGTCGTAACAGCTATAATGTTCCAGAAAAGACAGAGTACCAATCCTGCACAAGATACAAATGTCACTCATCACTTGTCTTGGTCCATCCTCGATGCATAATATCAAATAACTTTCCACATAGAAGATAGAACAGCAAATCGATAATTGTCTGAACCATACATGACAAACCCAAAGAAGAAATACGCAAGACACTCACCTTACACAATTTGACCCaaaaaaaattgttccaatACAGCAAGCCGCAAGAAGACCAGAAATTCCAATGGAGCCATTCAATCAAGATAGAAAGATATGGTAGCAATCAAGATCCAGGTCTGCATTGTGCTTATTTAACAAAATTAACCACAGATTGCATTTCTTCGTTTTCATGAGTTTAAATTTCGCACCATAAAGTCTAAGTTTCCAACAGATTattcaacatcaaaagccaccatttcatgcaaaaatttaCACCTCAGATTTCCCTTCCCAGGATCCTAACCATAAATGAGTAGGCATGAAATATGCTTGAAAACATAAGCAATAgaagatcaacttaaaactttttCTCTCTGCCTTTAGAACAGTAACTGCTCAATCACTTCTTTCGAGATTGACTTTACAAATCACCGGTCACATTCCTAAGCAGAAGTGTGTTATGGAACAATGTGATGTTAACTTTCCCAAGCTAGGAGTAATGCACCAATTTTGTGAGGAGACAACCAGTAAATGCCACAACGTAAAAGCCATAAGCCACAAGAGAAGCTCACAGGAGGAAACACAATTCAAAAGACCCCATAAATATTTAGACTAAAACAGGGAATAATGAAAAAGCTGGTCCCTTTTGTAGTTGGCCTCATAACCCAGCAGTGAGGAAGGAACAGATGCACTTCATCCAGAAGAATTGAGGTTTACCAAAATGATGATATACAATAGAGAAAATGAAATAGCCACAACTTTCATATTGACAAGCCTTAAACTTCCCAAGGCCTGCTCTTTACTAAAATTGATATCAAACATCCTGGAAACTAAATTAAACCTAATCATGAAACCATGACAAAATTCTACATGGTGACTGATCATTGAGAACAGTCTCATGTTAACTGAAAATGAACTGAAAAATCCTGTGGATGCTTCATGTTAAAAATTATTGCTCAATATGCAAGCACACTAGTTCAGTAAAAGGAAAAAGAGGAAAATTCCATTTCATTGGCTGTAATGTGTAAAAGTCATCAGCCACAATGATGTTAAATACTCTCTCCTTGTCCCCCCCCACCACCACCCCaataaaaagaaaggaaaaaaagataGCATTACTGTTAGGGCAGGGCAGGGAGGGGAAAGGGGGACTCTTGACAAGCATTGTGCTAGCAAtatcttctttctctttttttttcttttttgcaacTTCGACAAGTTACCAAGGGGCAAAAAATCAACAAGCACAACACAATGTTCTCCATAATATAACCTCATTTTCTCTCACTAAGACATAAAAACAAACCTAGTGATTTGCATGCAAATAGCATTTGATAAGAACATACCTAGAAATGTTGTGAATGCAACATATTGAATTCTTTGTAGATGAACTGGTATTTCATTAGCAATATCATGATGGATAATGGGGAAAAATGGCGGCCAATTTTTCTCATCTAGGACAATCCCAGCTGCAAAAGAGAAGAGAACTAGAATGTAAATTATACCGCAGAATTAAAATGGTAGCCACTAATACTGAAGAAAACAATCAATCCACAATATTTTACACAATATGGTCAAACAAAACTTAGCTTCCAAATTACACCCAAAAAGAGCTGGAGTGGGAGACAAACATTGCAGGATAGTAGGATGCGAAATTAAGAAGAAACAAGGGCTAAGTTGACTTGTAAATGTAGAAGTATGGAACAATATCTAAGAGACAAAAGACCTATTTCATTATGTGcatcttttctcttctttggAAATGAAAAAAGACACAAATGCCGAGCCAGACATGTAATGAACATCAATggctaattaaaaaattaagaacatCTTACCTCGTGCAGCTGCATCTTCCCGCCGTTTTACATCCTTAATAGCACCAGTAAAGACAGGTTAATGATATTATAAGATCCAAATCAAAAGGAAAGTCACTAAACAGAAGCTATTATGGTAAGGTCAAACAACCATAAAGGAAAGTCGCTAACAAGCTTTTACTCCAAAATGCTGCAAATACTACCAACACaggttaaaaataattaaacaagaTCTGTAAAATTACTAAAGCTTCAGCAAAAGCTTTTTCATATCTGTCCTAATAGCATCCAAATGACAGATGCTCCAGCATGCTTTTTCATATTTGTCCTATTAGCATC
Protein-coding sequences here:
- the LOC110605104 gene encoding secretory carrier-associated membrane protein 3, giving the protein MAGRYDPNPFDEEEVNPFSDPAVRGKSSGQKFSGGAFYTSSAPPASNSRLSPLPPEPADFVYDHGATVDIPIDSNTDLKKKEKELQAKEAELRRREQDVKRREDAAARAGIVLDEKNWPPFFPIIHHDIANEIPVHLQRIQYVAFTTFLGLVLCLFWNIIAVTTAWIKGEGVKIWFLAIIYFIAGVPGAYVLWYRPLYRAFRTDSALRFGWFFLFYLVHIGFCIVAAVAPPIVFKGKSFTGILSAIDVLGDHALVGIFYFVGFGLFCLELVLSIWVLQQVYMYFRGSGKAAQMKQEAARGAMRAAI